The Malus domestica chromosome 06, GDT2T_hap1 genome has a segment encoding these proteins:
- the LOC139196787 gene encoding uncharacterized protein yields the protein MAQPAPAKQPALAAQPAPAKQPALMTQLAPDEQPTPVVQPASIEQPTFTAQPAPAKQPALVTQPVSIEQPTPVAQPTPTKQPALVAQPAPDEQPTPVVQPASVEQPTLTAQPAPAKQSVLVTQPAPDEQPTLKAQTTPVAFQAAQVGPRLSQPFGPTIEPGAFSPYLFADLTFPNSNLAHGVYHSSTAQ from the coding sequence atggcccaacctgctcccgctaagcaacctgctctcgctgcccagcctgctcctgccaagcagcctgctctcatgACCCAgcttgctcccgacgagcagcccactcccgtggtccagcctgcttccatcgagcagcccactttcacggcccaacctgctcctgccaagcagcctgctctcgtgacccagcctgttTCCATTGAGCAACCtactcccgtggcccaacctACTCctaccaagcagcctgctctcgtggcccagcctgctcccgacgagcagcccactcccgtggtccagcctgcttccgtcgagcagcccactctcacggcccaacctgctcctgccaagcagtcTGTTCttgtgacccagcctgctcccgacgagcagcccactctcaaggCCCAGACtactcccgtggctttccaagcagcccaagtcggcccaagactatctcaaccatttGGACCTACTATCGAGCCGGgagcattctcaccatatttgttcgcggatttgacatttcccaactcaaatctcgcgcacGGAGTCTACCACTCTTCCACTGCCCaatga